A window of Saccopteryx leptura isolate mSacLep1 chromosome 5, mSacLep1_pri_phased_curated, whole genome shotgun sequence contains these coding sequences:
- the FAM210B gene encoding protein FAM210B, mitochondrial, with product MARLLVLLGPAGRVGARVAPRASWLLSATTPCAPPSPFLPLLRPGPDARLLCAARGDCGGRQDPSKTATTTGSGVSNAEEKKQSKAQQLKKVFQEYGAVGVSLHIGISLVSLGMFYTVVSSGVDMSAILLKLGFKESLVQSKMAAGTSTFVVAYAIHKLFAPVRITITLVTVPLIVRYFRKVGFFKPPAAKP from the exons ATGGCCCGCTTGCTAGTGTTGCTGGGCCCCGCGGGCAGGGTGGGCGCCCGAGTAGCGCCTCGCGCCTCCTGGCTCCTGAGCGCCACTACCCCCTGTGCCCCGCCGTCCCCGTTCCTGCCGCTGCTCCGACCCGGGCCAGACGCCCGGCTGCTGTGCGCGGCCCGCGGGGACTGCGGCGGCCGCCAG GACCCCAGCAAAACCGCTACAACAACAGGTAGTGGCGTCAGCAATGCCGAGGAGAAAAAGCAAAGCAAGGCGCAGCAGCTGAAGAAGGTGTTTCAAGAATACGGAGCCGTTGGCGTGTCTCTGCACATTGGAATCTCGTTGGTCTCCCTGGGCATGTTCTACACGGTCGTTTCCAG TGGTGTGGACATGTCTGCCATCCTGCTGAAGCTTGGATTTAAGGAGTCCCTGGTGCAGTCCAAGATGGCGGCGGGGACGAGCACCTTTGTGGTGGCCTACGCCATCCACAAGCTGTTCGCGCCAGTGAGAATCACCATTACCTTAGTGACCGTGCCCTTGATTGTCAGATATTTCCGGAAAGTGGGATTTTTTAAACCTCCTGCAGCAAAGCCTTGA